From the genome of Deinococcus sp. AJ005, one region includes:
- a CDS encoding STM4014 family protein, translated as MTPAPRDVLLIAPPDGRRARSFGATLESMGWPPGRVLSYLNLMTGRANLAQEVRPGSVVRFESPGEDIQTELALIELGGGQPVDLEAGEIAPSRAWYAGFSQVLRELDAQLQGAPPHTRMQTTAHILTMFDKPATHTLLQAAGVSVPEALPDIQSFDGLMHAAKERGWSRLFVKLAYGSSGSGILALQWTGKRVSAVTTVRHEGRRLFNSRRLIKLEDWAEIEALIDALAPHRLHVERWLPKASFGGGTIDLRVVVIGGRAQHALVRASRGPITNLHLGNERGDIEALKAGLGAERWAEVGRTAEAALAAFPGALYGGVDLLLTPGWKRQAVLEVNAFGDYHRGVLVDGWDTYAAELLALEVRNA; from the coding sequence ATGACCCCGGCACCCCGCGATGTACTGCTGATCGCCCCGCCCGATGGCCGACGCGCCCGCTCTTTCGGGGCCACGTTAGAGAGCATGGGCTGGCCCCCAGGGCGGGTGCTGTCGTATCTGAATTTGATGACAGGCCGTGCGAATCTGGCGCAGGAGGTGCGCCCCGGCAGCGTGGTGCGCTTCGAGTCGCCGGGCGAGGACATTCAAACCGAGTTGGCCCTGATCGAATTGGGTGGCGGGCAGCCCGTGGACCTTGAGGCGGGCGAAATCGCACCGTCGCGGGCATGGTACGCGGGCTTCAGTCAGGTTTTGCGGGAGCTGGACGCGCAGTTGCAGGGTGCGCCACCCCATACCCGAATGCAAACCACGGCCCACATCCTGACCATGTTCGATAAACCCGCCACCCACACGCTTTTACAGGCGGCAGGCGTGTCAGTGCCAGAGGCGTTACCAGACATTCAATCATTCGACGGGTTGATGCACGCGGCGAAGGAACGTGGCTGGTCACGGCTGTTCGTCAAGCTGGCCTACGGCTCCAGCGGTTCTGGCATCTTGGCCTTGCAGTGGACCGGGAAAAGGGTCAGCGCCGTCACCACCGTTCGTCATGAGGGCAGGCGGCTGTTCAACTCACGGCGGCTGATCAAACTGGAGGACTGGGCGGAGATCGAGGCGCTGATTGACGCGCTGGCCCCGCACCGCCTGCATGTGGAACGCTGGCTCCCCAAAGCCAGTTTTGGCGGCGGCACCATCGATCTGCGCGTGGTGGTCATCGGCGGGCGGGCGCAGCACGCGCTGGTGAGGGCGTCACGCGGACCGATCACCAATCTGCATCTGGGCAATGAGCGGGGCGACATCGAGGCGCTGAAAGCTGGGCTGGGCGCGGAACGCTGGGCAGAGGTGGGCCGCACCGCCGAGGCCGCCCTGGCTGCCTTTCCCGGCGCACTCTACGGCGGCGTGGACCTACTGCTGACGCCAGGGTGGAAACGTCAGGCCGTGCTGGAAGTGAACGCGTTTGGCGACTACCACCGAGGCGTGCTTGTGGACGGATGGGACACCTACGCGGCGGAGTTGCTGGCGCTGGAGGTGCGGAATGCTTGA
- a CDS encoding STM4013/SEN3800 family hydrolase, which translates to MLDARELIGRCDVALITLDSLRYDVAVAALEAGETPNLAALLPGGVWEKRHTPGSFTYAAHHAFLSGFLPTPARPGRHPRLFAAAFEGSRSTSPQTLTFEEATLPAALAARGYHTVCVGGVGFFNGRSALGSALPSLFAEAHWSPASGVKNPDSADVQMRVAAEALRAVPSEQRAFLLLNVAATHTPTHFYVPGARQDSPETQRAALRTVDAALPILLDALRARGTTLLIICADHGTCFGEDGYHGHRLAHPLVWTVPYAELVLGETGA; encoded by the coding sequence ATGCTTGACGCGCGTGAGCTGATCGGACGCTGCGACGTGGCCCTAATCACGCTGGACAGCCTGCGCTACGACGTGGCCGTGGCCGCGCTGGAGGCGGGCGAGACTCCGAATCTGGCCGCCCTGCTGCCCGGCGGCGTGTGGGAGAAGCGGCATACGCCCGGCAGCTTTACCTACGCTGCCCACCACGCCTTTCTATCGGGCTTTCTGCCCACGCCCGCGCGTCCGGGACGGCATCCGCGCCTGTTTGCCGCCGCCTTCGAGGGCAGCCGCAGCACCTCGCCGCAGACCCTGACCTTCGAGGAAGCGACGTTGCCCGCCGCCCTGGCCGCACGCGGGTATCACACCGTCTGCGTGGGCGGCGTGGGCTTCTTCAACGGGCGCTCGGCGCTGGGCAGCGCGTTGCCTTCGCTGTTCGCGGAAGCGCATTGGTCCCCGGCCAGCGGCGTGAAAAACCCGGATTCAGCGGACGTGCAGATGCGTGTGGCGGCGGAAGCATTGCGCGCCGTTCCATCCGAGCAACGGGCATTTCTGCTGCTGAACGTGGCGGCCACCCATACGCCCACGCACTTTTATGTGCCGGGCGCGCGGCAGGATTCGCCGGAAACACAGCGGGCGGCGCTGCGAACCGTAGATGCCGCCCTGCCCATCCTGCTGGACGCCCTGCGCGCACGCGGCACTACTTTGCTGATCATCTGCGCCGATCACGGCACCTGCTTTGGCGAGGACGGCTACCACGGCCACCGCCTCGCACACCCGCTGGTGTGGACGGTGCCATACGCGGAACTGGTTTTGGGGGAAACTGGGGCATGA
- a CDS encoding STM4012 family radical SAM protein has translation MTATLPELLSGGPYQSYTYGYPHKTAYRPLTRLVPLRDAWAAENRQNLFLYLHIPFCEMRCGFCNLFTVANAPVSLERAYLDALERQMEVVRDALDVATFSRLAIGGGTPTYLEAPELERVFDLLDTHFGVAGLPASVETSPATATPERLRLLAERGVSRVSIGIQSFLESEVRGVGRAQSNAEVFAALDGIRAAGLPGLNIDLIYGLAHQTPQTWLESLETALTWTPEELFLYPLYVRPLTGIGRLGRTWDDERLGRTWDDERLELYRLGRDFLLSRGYLQTSMRRFQKASLPLESEPEYTCQLDGMVGLGCGARSYTRHLHYSSEYAVGRVGVREIIQDFVEQPAERFGQITHGIHLSEDERRRRYALQSLLHISGLNLRAYQQEFASDALADFPQLATLPETDLARLQTGTLTLTPAGLEQSDALGPWLYSPTVRKLSEEYEWS, from the coding sequence ATGACCGCCACCCTCCCTGAGCTGCTAAGCGGCGGCCCGTACCAGAGCTACACCTACGGCTACCCGCACAAGACGGCGTACCGCCCGCTGACCAGACTCGTACCGCTGCGCGACGCCTGGGCCGCCGAGAACCGCCAAAACCTGTTCCTGTACCTGCACATTCCCTTCTGCGAGATGCGCTGCGGCTTTTGCAACCTGTTCACCGTCGCCAACGCCCCGGTCAGCTTAGAGCGGGCGTATCTGGACGCGCTGGAACGGCAGATGGAAGTGGTGCGGGACGCGCTGGACGTGGCCACGTTTTCGCGCCTCGCCATCGGCGGCGGCACACCCACCTATCTGGAGGCACCTGAGCTGGAACGGGTATTTGACCTGCTGGACACGCATTTCGGCGTGGCTGGCCTGCCCGCCAGTGTAGAAACCTCCCCCGCTACCGCCACTCCGGAGCGGTTGCGCTTACTGGCCGAACGGGGTGTGTCCCGCGTCAGCATCGGCATTCAGAGCTTTCTGGAATCCGAGGTCCGGGGCGTGGGCCGCGCCCAGAGCAACGCGGAGGTCTTTGCGGCGCTGGACGGCATCCGCGCCGCCGGGCTGCCGGGGCTGAACATAGATCTGATCTACGGACTGGCGCACCAGACGCCGCAGACGTGGCTGGAATCGCTGGAAACAGCGCTGACGTGGACGCCGGAGGAACTGTTCCTCTACCCGCTGTACGTGCGCCCACTCACTGGAATCGGGCGGCTGGGGCGCACCTGGGACGACGAGCGGCTGGGGCGCACCTGGGACGACGAGCGGCTGGAGCTATACCGGCTGGGGCGCGATTTCCTGCTGTCGCGCGGCTACCTGCAAACGTCCATGCGCCGCTTTCAGAAAGCGAGTCTGCCACTGGAATCCGAGCCGGAGTACACCTGCCAACTGGACGGCATGGTGGGCCTGGGCTGTGGGGCGCGGTCCTACACGCGGCATCTGCACTACTCCAGCGAGTACGCCGTGGGCCGCGTGGGCGTGCGCGAGATCATTCAGGACTTCGTGGAGCAGCCAGCCGAACGATTCGGTCAGATCACGCACGGCATCCATCTGAGCGAGGACGAACGGCGGCGGCGGTATGCGCTGCAATCGCTCCTGCACATCTCCGGGCTGAACCTGCGCGCGTACCAGCAGGAGTTTGCAAGCGACGCACTGGCCGACTTTCCTCAGCTCGCAACGCTGCCGGAGACGGACCTCGCCCGCCTGCAAACTGGCACCCTGACCCTGACTCCTGCTGGCCTGGAACAGTCCGACGCGCTGGGGCCGTGGCTGTATTCGCCCACCGTGCGGAAGTTGAGCGAGGAGTACGAGTGGAGTTAG
- a CDS encoding STM4011 family radical SAM protein, whose protein sequence is MELDHLSVIYRGPLSSCNYACPYCPFAKHTESAAEHAADARALARFVAWAEAQPFDLSVFFTPWGEALVRPRYQQALARLSHLPHIRQLAIQTNLSGSLKWLEEAEKSRIALWATYHPGEVKQERFLARCAELDARGVRYSVGVVGKKGHFEDIEAMRATLPAHVYLWVNAFKVGAGYYSAHDLARLGAVDPLFEVNTRRYRTRGLPCGAGETVISVEGDGTARRCHFIERPIGNIYTQNVRELLRPRPCSRASCECHIGYVHLGELDAAQIYGDGLLARIPDLAVWADRERLEAYLARARELGSPSTPQSPAHTAPAHQTPPATPTPPGHG, encoded by the coding sequence GTGGAGTTAGACCACCTGAGCGTGATCTACCGGGGACCGCTCTCCAGTTGCAACTATGCCTGCCCCTACTGCCCCTTCGCCAAGCACACCGAGTCGGCGGCGGAACACGCGGCGGACGCACGGGCGCTGGCGCGGTTCGTGGCCTGGGCGGAGGCGCAACCGTTTGACCTCTCCGTCTTCTTTACCCCCTGGGGCGAGGCACTGGTCAGGCCACGCTATCAACAGGCATTGGCCCGCCTGAGCCACCTGCCGCACATTCGGCAACTGGCTATTCAGACCAACCTCTCCGGTTCGTTGAAATGGCTGGAGGAGGCCGAGAAATCCAGGATCGCCCTGTGGGCCACCTACCATCCCGGCGAGGTCAAGCAGGAACGCTTCCTGGCCCGCTGCGCCGAACTGGATGCCCGTGGCGTGCGCTACAGCGTGGGCGTGGTGGGCAAGAAGGGCCATTTTGAAGATATCGAGGCGATGCGCGCCACCCTGCCCGCGCACGTCTACCTGTGGGTCAATGCCTTCAAGGTGGGCGCGGGCTATTACTCGGCGCACGATCTGGCCCGGCTGGGCGCGGTGGACCCACTTTTTGAGGTCAACACCCGCCGCTACCGCACACGCGGGCTGCCGTGCGGCGCGGGCGAGACGGTCATCAGCGTGGAGGGCGACGGCACGGCCCGCCGTTGCCACTTCATTGAGCGGCCCATCGGCAACATTTACACCCAGAACGTGCGCGAACTGCTGCGCCCCCGCCCTTGCTCCCGCGCAAGCTGCGAATGCCACATCGGCTACGTGCATCTGGGTGAACTGGACGCGGCGCAGATATACGGCGACGGCCTGCTGGCACGCATTCCTGATCTGGCGGTGTGGGCGGACAGGGAGAGACTGGAAGCGTATCTGGCGCGGGCGCGGGAGTTGGGAAGCCCCTCTACGCCTCAATCACCGGCGCATACAGCCCCGGCTCATCAAACCCCGCCAGCCACGCCGACGCCGCCTGGGCACGGGTAA
- a CDS encoding DUF6745 domain-containing protein, with protein sequence MPQVLNAAEARQLLLSGEAQGPLKFRGRLDLSGQKGLRRLPAGLSGDTLDISDTGLSELPEDLHVGELIARNLPLMGVPASLRVQFRLTLDGCSRLQTLPEGLNVGSLNLQDCLSLEALPEGLDVCFLNINRCEALSSWPSKAQIRFGHLSARDCLSLRELPQWLTQVAQLDISGCRGITELPLGLRVSGWLDVAGSGLTVLPAGSVPALRWRGVRVDERLAFAPETISGAEILAQPNAEVRRVMMERIGSERFLEEVGATVLDRDTDAGGERTLVRVELPDDEPFVAVCVGCPSTGRRYTLRVPPTITRAQAASAWLAGFDEPGLYAPVIEA encoded by the coding sequence ATGCCGCAGGTGTTGAACGCTGCCGAGGCGCGGCAACTGCTCCTGAGTGGTGAGGCGCAGGGGCCACTCAAGTTCCGTGGACGGCTTGATCTGTCGGGTCAGAAGGGGCTGCGTCGCCTGCCTGCTGGCCTGAGCGGCGACACCCTGGACATCAGCGACACGGGTCTGAGCGAATTGCCCGAAGACCTGCATGTGGGCGAACTGATCGCCCGCAATCTGCCCCTGATGGGCGTTCCCGCCAGCCTGCGCGTGCAGTTTCGCCTGACCCTGGACGGCTGTTCCCGGCTCCAGACCCTGCCCGAAGGGTTGAACGTCGGCTCGCTGAACTTGCAGGACTGCCTCTCGCTGGAAGCGTTGCCCGAGGGGTTGGACGTCTGCTTTCTAAACATCAACCGCTGCGAGGCCCTCTCAAGCTGGCCCTCCAAAGCCCAGATCCGCTTCGGTCACCTGTCGGCCCGCGACTGCCTGAGCCTGCGCGAATTGCCCCAGTGGCTGACCCAGGTGGCGCAACTGGACATCTCCGGTTGCCGGGGCATCACAGAGCTGCCCCTGGGCCTGCGGGTCAGCGGCTGGCTGGACGTGGCGGGCAGCGGCCTGACCGTGTTGCCTGCCGGATCGGTTCCGGCTCTGCGCTGGCGCGGCGTGCGCGTGGACGAGCGGCTGGCCTTTGCCCCTGAAACCATCAGCGGCGCGGAAATCCTGGCCCAGCCCAACGCTGAGGTCCGCCGCGTGATGATGGAGCGCATCGGCTCCGAGCGCTTTCTGGAAGAAGTGGGCGCAACCGTGCTGGACCGCGATACGGATGCGGGCGGTGAACGCACCCTAGTCCGCGTGGAGCTGCCCGACGACGAGCCGTTCGTGGCGGTGTGCGTGGGCTGTCCCTCTACCGGGCGGCGCTATACCCTGCGCGTGCCGCCCACCATTACCCGTGCCCAGGCGGCGTCGGCGTGGCTGGCGGGGTTTGATGAGCCGGGGCTGTATGCGCCGGTGATTGAGGCGTAG